One genomic region from Fictibacillus marinisediminis encodes:
- the ftsH gene encoding ATP-dependent zinc metalloprotease FtsH has protein sequence MNRIFRNTIFYLLIFLVVVGVVSFFNGTNNEVKKIRYDQLTNYIQEGRVKSIEYQPEGGVYVVRGKLENAKQGEVFETYTPDSEESIKQLNRLAKTADVDIKPEEQTSGWVTFFTSIIPFVIIFILFFFLLNQAQGGGSRVMNFGKSKAKLYNEEKKKVTFKDVAGADEEKQELVEVVEFLKDPRKFAALGARIPKGVLLVGPPGTGKTLLARAVAGEAGVPFFSISGSDFVEMFVGVGASRVRDLFENAKKNAPCIIFIDEIDAVGRQRGAGLGGGHDEREQTLNQLLVEMDGFGANEGIIIIAATNRPDILDPALLRPGRFDRQITVNRPDVKGREEVLGVHARNKPLSEEVNLKTIAMRTPGFSGADLENLLNEAALVAARQNKKKINMDDVDEAIDRVIAGPAKKSRVISQKEKNIVAYHEAGHTVIGLVLEGADTVHKVTVVPRGQAGGYTVMLPKEDRYFMTKPELLDKIVGLLGGRVAEEITFNEVSTGAHNDFQRATGIARRMVTEFGMSDRLGPMQFGSSSGGQVFLGRDFNNEQNYSDAIAHEIDMEIQNIIKDSYQRCKQILTEHNEKLEIIAQTLLNVETLDEEQIKELVKTGQLPERKVISSPENDVKVTIHKKDEEERKED, from the coding sequence ATGAATCGGATCTTCCGGAACACCATATTTTACTTGTTAATCTTTTTAGTTGTAGTTGGTGTCGTAAGCTTTTTTAACGGAACCAACAATGAAGTGAAGAAAATTCGTTATGATCAATTAACGAATTACATTCAGGAAGGGCGCGTAAAAAGCATTGAGTACCAGCCTGAAGGCGGCGTTTATGTTGTTAGAGGAAAGCTGGAGAATGCGAAACAGGGCGAAGTGTTTGAAACATATACACCAGACTCTGAAGAATCCATCAAACAGCTTAACCGGCTAGCTAAAACAGCTGACGTTGACATTAAACCAGAAGAGCAGACGAGCGGTTGGGTTACGTTCTTTACATCCATTATTCCGTTTGTCATTATTTTCATTCTGTTCTTCTTCTTGCTCAACCAAGCTCAGGGCGGCGGAAGCCGAGTGATGAACTTTGGTAAGAGTAAAGCCAAGCTCTATAACGAAGAAAAGAAAAAAGTGACGTTCAAAGACGTTGCCGGAGCGGACGAAGAAAAGCAGGAACTTGTTGAAGTGGTCGAATTCTTAAAAGATCCACGGAAATTTGCTGCTTTAGGAGCCCGTATTCCAAAAGGGGTTCTCTTAGTGGGACCTCCAGGTACTGGTAAAACGTTGCTTGCCCGTGCGGTTGCAGGGGAAGCGGGAGTTCCTTTCTTCTCAATTTCAGGTTCTGATTTTGTTGAGATGTTCGTTGGGGTCGGTGCATCACGTGTACGTGACCTGTTTGAAAACGCTAAAAAGAATGCACCGTGTATCATCTTTATCGATGAGATCGATGCAGTCGGACGCCAGCGCGGTGCCGGTCTTGGCGGCGGACATGATGAGCGGGAACAGACGCTTAACCAGTTACTCGTTGAAATGGATGGATTCGGAGCTAATGAAGGAATCATTATCATTGCTGCGACCAACCGTCCGGATATTCTTGACCCTGCTCTTCTTCGTCCGGGACGATTTGACCGTCAGATTACGGTAAACCGCCCTGATGTAAAAGGAAGAGAAGAAGTACTGGGTGTACATGCACGCAATAAGCCATTAAGTGAAGAAGTAAACTTGAAAACCATTGCCATGCGGACTCCTGGTTTCTCCGGTGCCGATCTTGAGAACCTGCTGAATGAAGCAGCTCTTGTGGCAGCGCGGCAAAACAAGAAGAAGATTAACATGGACGATGTGGATGAGGCGATTGACCGAGTCATCGCGGGTCCTGCGAAGAAAAGCAGGGTTATCTCACAAAAAGAAAAGAATATCGTGGCCTACCATGAAGCTGGGCATACCGTCATCGGTCTAGTGCTGGAAGGGGCAGATACGGTTCATAAAGTAACAGTAGTGCCTCGCGGCCAGGCAGGCGGATACACCGTGATGCTTCCAAAAGAAGACCGGTACTTCATGACAAAACCGGAACTGCTTGATAAGATTGTCGGTCTCCTTGGCGGCCGTGTTGCCGAAGAGATTACCTTTAATGAAGTCAGCACAGGTGCTCACAATGACTTCCAGCGTGCTACAGGCATTGCCCGCCGCATGGTTACGGAGTTCGGGATGAGTGACAGGCTTGGACCGATGCAATTTGGCTCAAGCTCTGGCGGACAGGTATTCCTTGGACGCGATTTCAACAATGAGCAAAACTACAGTGATGCCATTGCCCATGAAATCGACATGGAAATCCAAAATATCATTAAGGATTCTTACCAGCGCTGTAAACAAATCCTTACAGAGCATAATGAAAAGCTTGAAATTATCGCTCAAACTCTTCTCAATGTAGAAACATTGGATGAAGAGCAAATTAAGGAGCTTGTAAAAACAGGACAGCTTCCTGAGCGTAAAGTCATTTCTTCTCCGGAAAATGATGTAAAGGTTACAATTCATAAAAAAGACGAAGAAGAACGCAAGGAAGATTAA
- a CDS encoding type III pantothenate kinase — MIFVFDVGNTNIVLGMYDGDDLKHHWRVSTSREKTEDEYGMLILSLFRNAEIERKEVEGIIISSVVPHIMATLERMCLKFFHKKPLVIGPGIKTGLNIKYENPREVGADRIVNAVAAIHNYGKPLIIVDFGTATTYCYINEAGHYMGGAIAPGINVATEGLYKNAAKLPRIEFAKPENIIGKNTVSAMQSGLLFGYVGQVEGIVKRIKAQEKTSPKVVATGGMAGLIAEECELIDVVDPYLTLKGLQLIYLKNNRK; from the coding sequence ATGATCTTTGTTTTTGACGTAGGAAATACGAATATCGTACTGGGTATGTATGACGGAGATGATCTGAAACATCATTGGAGGGTCAGTACTTCCAGAGAAAAAACAGAAGATGAATACGGAATGCTGATCCTCAGCCTGTTTCGGAATGCGGAGATTGAAAGAAAAGAAGTTGAAGGGATTATTATCTCATCTGTTGTGCCTCACATTATGGCGACGCTTGAGCGTATGTGCCTCAAATTTTTTCATAAAAAACCGCTGGTGATCGGGCCTGGCATAAAGACCGGTTTGAATATAAAATATGAAAATCCAAGAGAAGTGGGGGCTGACCGGATTGTTAACGCCGTTGCAGCGATTCACAATTACGGTAAACCGCTCATTATCGTTGACTTTGGTACGGCCACGACATATTGCTACATCAATGAGGCGGGCCATTATATGGGGGGCGCAATTGCCCCGGGAATTAATGTAGCGACAGAAGGCCTCTATAAAAATGCGGCGAAACTTCCGAGAATAGAGTTTGCCAAACCTGAGAACATTATTGGAAAAAACACGGTAAGTGCCATGCAGTCAGGACTTTTATTTGGATATGTTGGACAGGTTGAGGGTATTGTTAAAAGGATAAAAGCTCAGGAGAAAACGAGTCCAAAGGTAGTGGCTACTGGAGGAATGGCAGGTCTGATCGCAGAGGAATGCGAGCTGATCGATGTGGTTGATCCTTATTTAACCTTAAAGGGCCTGCAGCTGATCTACTTAAAAAACAATCGGAAATGA
- the hslO gene encoding Hsp33 family molecular chaperone HslO yields MSDYLIKALAFDGQIRAYAMSGSEMVGEAQRRHQTWPTASAALGRSMMASTMMASMLKSDKHKMTVKIEGGGPIGAIVVDAAPSGHTRGYVTNPQVHFDLNQQGKLDVARAVGKNGFLSVVKDLGLRDNFTGQVPLVSGEIGDDFTYYFAASEQVPSSVGVGVLVNPDNSILAAGGFVIQVLPNASDTIIDLLEERISAIPPISKLVEKGLTPEEILFELLGKENVKILDKMPVSFQCTCSRDRIANALVSLGREEIRSIIEDEGQAEAHCHFCNETYLFAKDELEELYNESR; encoded by the coding sequence ATGTCGGATTATTTAATAAAGGCGCTGGCCTTTGACGGGCAAATACGCGCGTACGCTATGAGCGGCAGTGAAATGGTGGGTGAAGCGCAGCGCAGGCACCAAACCTGGCCTACGGCTTCAGCAGCGTTAGGCCGTTCGATGATGGCGAGCACTATGATGGCATCCATGCTAAAAAGTGATAAGCACAAGATGACGGTAAAGATTGAAGGCGGAGGCCCCATTGGTGCTATTGTTGTAGACGCTGCACCAAGCGGTCATACAAGAGGATATGTAACGAACCCGCAAGTCCATTTTGATTTGAACCAGCAGGGGAAATTAGATGTTGCACGTGCAGTGGGTAAAAATGGATTTTTATCAGTAGTCAAAGATCTTGGTCTGCGTGATAACTTCACCGGTCAGGTTCCGCTTGTATCCGGAGAGATCGGCGATGATTTTACTTATTATTTCGCAGCCTCTGAACAAGTGCCTTCATCAGTGGGTGTAGGTGTTCTCGTTAACCCGGATAACAGCATTCTTGCTGCAGGAGGATTTGTGATTCAGGTGCTGCCAAATGCATCAGATACAATTATTGATCTTTTGGAAGAGCGGATTTCTGCTATACCTCCAATCTCTAAATTAGTTGAAAAAGGCCTCACCCCAGAAGAGATCCTGTTTGAACTGCTTGGGAAAGAAAATGTAAAAATACTGGATAAGATGCCGGTTTCCTTCCAGTGCACATGTTCACGGGACCGCATTGCCAATGCACTTGTGTCATTGGGAAGAGAGGAAATCCGTTCAATTATTGAAGACGAAGGGCAGGCTGAAGCCCACTGCCATTTCTGCAATGAAACTTATTTATTTGCAAAGGATGAACTGGAAGAGCTTTATAACGAAAGCAGATAA
- the cysK gene encoding cysteine synthase A, giving the protein MARIANSITELIGQTPVVKLNRITNDTHADVYLKLEFMNPGSSVKDRIALAMIEKAEADGKLKAGDTLIEPTSGNTGIGLAMVAAAKGYKAVLVMPDTMSLERRNLLRAYGAELVLTPGAEGMGGAIRKAEALSKEHGYFLAQQFNNEANPEIHRQTTGKEILEQFPDGLDGFISGIGTGGTITGAGEVLKEAYPDIRLYAVEPSDSPVLSGGKPGPHKIQGIGAGFVPEILNTSVYDEVIQITNDEAFEFARRAAKEEGILGGISSGAAIAAALKVAEKLGKGKKVLAIIPSNGERYLSTPLYQFDETE; this is encoded by the coding sequence TTGGCGAGAATAGCAAATTCAATTACAGAGCTTATTGGACAGACACCTGTTGTTAAACTCAATCGTATTACAAATGATACTCATGCAGACGTGTATTTGAAACTGGAATTCATGAACCCGGGAAGCAGTGTTAAAGACCGCATTGCTTTGGCTATGATTGAAAAAGCGGAAGCGGACGGCAAACTTAAAGCAGGCGATACGCTTATTGAACCTACAAGCGGGAACACGGGTATCGGGCTTGCAATGGTAGCCGCAGCTAAAGGCTATAAGGCTGTTCTTGTCATGCCGGACACGATGAGCTTGGAGCGAAGAAATCTGCTGCGCGCTTATGGAGCGGAGCTTGTACTGACACCTGGCGCTGAAGGAATGGGCGGAGCAATCCGCAAGGCGGAAGCTTTATCAAAAGAACACGGCTATTTCTTGGCACAACAGTTCAACAATGAAGCGAACCCGGAGATCCATCGGCAAACCACAGGGAAAGAAATTCTTGAACAATTTCCGGACGGACTGGACGGTTTCATTTCAGGAATCGGTACAGGCGGCACCATCACCGGTGCTGGGGAAGTGCTGAAAGAAGCTTACCCTGATATTCGATTATACGCCGTTGAACCATCTGATTCTCCTGTACTGTCAGGCGGAAAGCCCGGTCCTCATAAGATTCAGGGAATTGGCGCTGGATTTGTTCCGGAAATCTTAAATACGTCTGTATATGATGAAGTTATCCAGATTACAAATGATGAAGCTTTTGAATTTGCACGCCGTGCGGCTAAAGAAGAAGGAATCCTTGGCGGGATCTCCTCAGGAGCTGCTATCGCTGCTGCTCTTAAAGTGGCTGAGAAGCTGGGCAAAGGCAAAAAAGTGCTCGCCATCATTCCGAGTAATGGTGAACGGTATTTGAGCACACCGCTATATCAATTTGATGAAACAGAATAA